One Deltaproteobacteria bacterium DNA window includes the following coding sequences:
- a CDS encoding response regulator, with amino-acid sequence MKIDKSKFLDTFMNEAEGYLNTLNQGLVQLEQEPLNQTLLGELFRAAHTLKGAARMMGFNDVQQLAHSIEDVLSHLKTGKTDFNASSADSVFHLLDEITQHMQKIRAESSEAAEPAAAGSAVQPQVSDGDETIRVPLSKINRFLNLIGEIIINKVRTSYRIHSFKKLTHEARHLDQSLVELENAVKTGAPLEPILAKFQEGRAYSRELKAGLSRLFDELQEEIFYLSPVIEELQQRMKEIRMLPCAAIFEGFPRLVRDLAREQKKEVQLIIKGMETEIDKKVLEAIKGPLIHILKNAVDHGIELPEEREKFGKPRGGILHLNAFHQGGKVIIEIQDDGRGINIAYLKECALDRQLFTIGQINLMTDDEIFELIFQEGFSTAPIITDVSGRGIGLDVVKKELLQLKGEVHIVSKPGVGTTVRLELPLTIAVAQALLVETCGKHFAIPIDQLESSLHLNAEEVSTLHNRKIIRAKGKSLAAFSLATLMGLNQDHPEFEKAAIIVQMQNKQVALLVESIVGEQEVFIKNLGSYLGKIPSLGGAAILANGEVVIILDVFGICQQLAQVQTKGPTLQPVNKVEQKRKKILLVEDSLATRELEKTILENHGYEIETAMDGLEALDKLSRGTFDAIVSDIQMPRMDGIEFCRNVRTTERWREIPLIFVTSLAKEEERRRGIEVGADAYLTKGEFDQNHLLETLSRLT; translated from the coding sequence TTGAAAATTGACAAATCGAAATTTTTAGACACGTTTATGAACGAAGCCGAAGGGTATCTTAATACCCTTAACCAAGGCTTGGTGCAATTAGAGCAAGAGCCGCTTAATCAAACCTTGTTAGGCGAACTTTTTCGGGCCGCTCATACTTTAAAGGGTGCAGCGCGCATGATGGGGTTTAATGATGTTCAACAATTGGCTCATTCCATTGAAGATGTTTTGAGTCACCTAAAGACGGGCAAGACTGATTTTAACGCATCAAGTGCCGATTCGGTTTTTCATCTTTTAGATGAAATCACTCAACACATGCAAAAGATTCGGGCTGAATCATCGGAGGCTGCCGAGCCTGCTGCAGCAGGCTCCGCGGTTCAACCCCAAGTGTCCGATGGTGATGAAACGATTCGCGTGCCCTTAAGCAAGATCAATCGATTTTTGAATCTCATTGGTGAAATTATTATCAACAAGGTTCGCACTTCTTATCGTATTCACTCCTTCAAAAAACTCACCCATGAAGCCAGACACCTCGACCAATCCTTGGTGGAGTTGGAAAATGCCGTTAAAACAGGTGCGCCCCTCGAACCCATTTTGGCAAAGTTTCAAGAGGGTAGGGCCTATTCTCGAGAACTCAAAGCAGGGTTGTCTCGTCTCTTTGATGAATTGCAAGAAGAGATCTTTTATTTAAGCCCGGTTATTGAAGAATTACAACAACGCATGAAAGAAATCCGCATGCTGCCCTGCGCCGCTATTTTTGAAGGTTTCCCGCGCTTGGTTCGCGACCTGGCTCGCGAACAAAAGAAAGAAGTGCAGCTCATCATCAAAGGTATGGAAACCGAGATCGACAAAAAAGTACTCGAAGCCATCAAAGGGCCACTGATCCATATTTTAAAAAATGCAGTCGATCATGGGATCGAATTGCCTGAAGAACGCGAAAAATTCGGCAAACCTCGTGGGGGGATTTTACATTTAAATGCCTTTCATCAAGGGGGAAAGGTGATTATTGAAATTCAAGACGATGGGCGAGGCATTAATATTGCTTATCTTAAAGAATGTGCCTTAGACCGGCAGCTTTTTACCATCGGGCAGATCAACCTCATGACCGATGACGAAATTTTCGAGCTGATTTTTCAAGAAGGGTTTTCTACCGCACCGATTATTACCGATGTATCGGGTCGAGGGATTGGCCTGGATGTTGTTAAAAAGGAATTGTTGCAGCTCAAAGGCGAAGTGCATATTGTCTCAAAACCGGGAGTTGGTACCACCGTTAGATTAGAATTGCCTTTAACTATTGCGGTTGCTCAAGCTCTATTGGTAGAAACCTGTGGCAAACATTTTGCGATTCCTATCGATCAACTCGAATCCAGTCTTCATTTAAACGCCGAAGAAGTTTCTACGCTCCACAATCGTAAAATTATTCGAGCTAAGGGGAAGTCTTTAGCGGCCTTTTCATTAGCCACCCTCATGGGTTTGAATCAAGATCATCCCGAGTTTGAAAAGGCAGCAATCATTGTGCAAATGCAAAACAAACAAGTTGCCTTGTTGGTAGAATCGATTGTGGGTGAACAAGAAGTGTTTATCAAGAATTTGGGGAGTTATTTAGGAAAAATCCCAAGTTTGGGAGGTGCTGCCATTTTAGCCAATGGCGAAGTGGTGATTATCTTAGATGTCTTTGGGATCTGCCAACAGCTGGCTCAAGTTCAAACGAAAGGGCCAACTTTACAACCCGTCAACAAGGTTGAACAAAAAAGAAAGAAAATTTTGTTGGTAGAAGATTCTTTGGCCACGCGTGAATTAGAAAAAACCATTTTAGAAAATCATGGTTATGAAATCGAAACTGCTATGGATGGTTTAGAAGCTTTAGACAAATTAAGTAGAGGCACCTTTGATGCGATTGTTTCGGATATTCAAATGCCGCGCATGGATGGTATTGAATTCTGCCGGAATGTTCGAACCACCGAACGCTGGCGGGAGATTCCCCTTATTTTTGTAACTTCGTTAGCCAAAGAAGAAGAAAGGCGAAGGGGCATTGAAGTGGGGGCTGATGCCTATTTAACCAAAGGCGAGTTTGATCAAAACCATTTATTAGAAACCCTATCGAGGTTAACTTGA
- the cheB gene encoding chemotaxis-specific protein-glutamate methyltransferase CheB — MAKILAAILNTDPQIMVVGTAKDGVEAVGLAEKLKPNLITMDIHMPRMDGLEATKQIMAYFPTPILILSASVHRVEHGVDKVFTALSYGALDVMEKKAFMGDEIDEQAKIELLEKIKLLARIRVISHPLAKIEKGQLGPMAKNKTPVTSNSGKAVGIVASTGGPQALSKMLKALPEKFSAPVFLVQHLPNGFVQGFADWLKQEVPLQVKVAEAGEKAQAGIIYLAPNDKHLKVGAGGILLLSHEAPVGFQRPSGDLLLQSIAEVYGANAMGIVLTGMGSDGAQGLKKIHDSKGFTLAQDEATSIVYGMPKVALELGGVDEIVPLLLIPEKIKNWVQSS; from the coding sequence ATGGCCAAAATTTTGGCGGCCATTCTTAATACCGATCCTCAGATCATGGTGGTGGGTACTGCCAAAGATGGGGTCGAGGCGGTGGGTTTGGCTGAAAAATTAAAACCCAACCTGATTACTATGGATATTCATATGCCGCGAATGGATGGGCTGGAGGCTACGAAGCAAATCATGGCCTATTTCCCCACCCCCATTCTTATTTTAAGTGCTTCGGTGCATCGAGTTGAACATGGGGTAGACAAAGTTTTTACTGCCCTTTCTTATGGTGCCCTCGATGTGATGGAAAAAAAGGCGTTCATGGGAGATGAGATTGATGAACAAGCTAAAATTGAACTTTTAGAGAAAATAAAATTACTTGCTCGAATTCGAGTGATTAGCCACCCCTTAGCTAAAATTGAAAAAGGCCAGCTAGGGCCAATGGCTAAAAATAAAACCCCCGTGACAAGCAATTCTGGCAAAGCTGTTGGCATCGTGGCTTCGACAGGTGGCCCGCAGGCCTTAAGTAAAATGCTCAAAGCCTTACCCGAAAAATTTTCAGCCCCGGTTTTTTTAGTTCAACATTTGCCCAATGGTTTTGTGCAGGGGTTTGCGGATTGGCTTAAGCAAGAAGTGCCCCTCCAAGTTAAAGTTGCCGAGGCCGGTGAAAAAGCCCAAGCCGGAATTATTTATTTAGCCCCTAATGATAAACATCTCAAAGTGGGCGCGGGCGGTATTTTGCTTTTGAGTCATGAGGCGCCGGTTGGTTTTCAACGTCCATCGGGGGATTTGCTCTTACAATCCATCGCCGAAGTTTACGGCGCGAATGCCATGGGTATTGTGCTGACCGGTATGGGCAGCGATGGTGCGCAAGGGCTTAAAAAAATTCACGATAGTAAAGGGTTCACCTTAGCTCAAGATGAAGCCACCTCGATTGTTTATGGAATGCCAAAAGTGGCTCTCGAATTAGGTGGGGTAGACGAAATTGTTCCCTTGTTGTTGATACCTGAAAAAATAAAGAATTGGGTTCAATCCTCATGA